The genomic region TTTAATGCATCAGAGCAAATAGATGTTACCGTTTTAAATttatatcaaattatttttttaaggagagaaatCCACAGGTTAACTGTGAGAAATTGGGAGGGAAAGAAATTGCAGACACTTTTCTGTTTCCTGGGAAGACTCAGAATCAAAAAAACACtgtagaataatttttttgtactttttgtaTGAATAACTGCTAATGTGACAGTTTGAAGCTTAAAGTAATTAATCAGTGAGCATCCTAGCACTCAGCTAAACTTCACCTCTTCAAGATACGTTATTCTGtcatttacttgatttttttcataataccGTAACACAGCTGCAGGTGTACTGTGGCCAGCTGTACCTTTGTGTATTACCCAAGGAAGCAGTCCAGGTTTAGAATGCTAAACTGTGCCAGTAGTCTGGGACTTGGCAAGTTGCTGAAAGAAACTGTGACTTGAGACTTCttggctggaaagagaaagagtgTGTTTAAGAAAGAGTTATGCGTGTTGGGGTCTTAATACTGCGAAGAAAACAAGTCTCTGTCTTTACCCGGTTGACAGGTTTTCACTAATAACACCTCTTCAGAGGTAGTTATCCTTACATCTGTTCACAGTCTTCCTGTGCCCCCTTTTCTTCTTGTCTGAAGcccttaaatattttctttggaatTCAGCAAATCAATTAAGTAGTTGGCAAGAATGAGTAAGTCTGTCATCATTCCATGTATCATGGCAGTCTTATTTTGTCATACTGTTTTCTTGTTCTGGTATTTAGGATCAGTACCTGAGTATCGTTACAAAGACCGGACTTGGTGTTAGTGGAATTTGAGGATAGAGCGATGTAGGAATTACATGATCAGATTCACCAGCAGCGCAGTTTGAAACGTCCTTGAGTAATTCTGCTTCTCCTGTGATCGGACTGTTTATGCAAACTGCATGGTTTCTTTTGTAACTGTTAAACAAGTTTGCATTCCATTCTCTTCCTCTGGTGCTGTGTTAAAACACTATGTGCAGTACAGGACTGACTTGGAAAACTGTGGTCAGAAAGTCTCTAGCAGTTGCATTGCTTTTACATAGAGTGATGAAGATTGACTGCACAAATCACAGTCCCTCATTTCTCGGGATAGCGCTGCAGAACCAGCAGAGTTCTCAATGCCCGatactgttttcttctgatttaatGCCTTTGGCAGTGTTTTCTGCCTCCTCCAGAAGGCTCGGGTGAGTTGAATAACGGCGCTACACTCACACTCGGCCTCTAAGCAGGGTGGTCTTTTGGTTCTGAAAACCATTTTCAAACATAAAGCTTCAGTTAATATTTACATGTGCCACTCATATTTGAGGTGATTAGTGCAGCTGACAGCATTTCACCAAACCGGGCACTAGCCCCATCGTGATGGGTAGATTCGAAGGGGGGTGATTCTTTCTCTTCAAATCAAGTTAGCTTAACGTAATTGAAAAGCTTTCGGGCTTGCCACAAGGTTCTCTGAGCAAATGCTGATTTCGTACTTCAGCGCTAGCAACGGGAGCAGAACAGATTAAGGTGGCTGGGACCACGTTAGATGATCGTGGCAGCGAAGATCAGCTCGTACCTGGATACTTCATAAGCAAGTGCAAACCTGCATCTTGACACGCATTCGGCAGCTTTTTGTGTGTTGCCCAACACAGGTGCACGGTGTTTTTCCTGGTTACCCTGACAGGAAGACAATGGCAATAAACGTTGTCGAGCTTAAATTCGTTTAACAAGAGCCCGTATCTGGCAGTGATCCTCCAAGGAAGGGTtcaggcttccccccccccggcaagaTCTGTTAGAACCGTGCTGTAAGGGTGGGTTTTCAAATCACAGGTATAGGCCAACTGATTTATATCTTAATGACTAGTACGGTGGGGGAGTTTTTAGCCTCGTCACTTGATCTGCCTGCAGACAGTTGCCATAAAGCACCTTCAAAGATGAAACAAAGATTTAGAACAAACTGCAGCTATGTATTGCGCATCCGGCAGCAAGCAATGCGCGTGTatataatgaggaaaaaataaacgTGTTTTGCAATAATGTTTTATGCAGTGCCTCTCGACTTTTTCTGGTTAAGAAATTCACTGGGATGTCAACAGGAAAGCGCGTTACGAAGCAGCAGCCTGTATAAACAGGGTTTCATCTCCGGCTGGCTGCCCCGGAGCTGGTTCGAGGTAGGCAGCTTGAGAACACGCTTCAGAAACGGATTTCCTGGGCGCTTCCCGGGCGTCTGTCGCGTCCGAAGACCTCGGCCTGGGCGTCGCCTGTGGGCGGCAGCCCGGTGTGGCGCCGGTGGTGGAGGCGTCGCCGGCAGCTCGCCATCAAACGTGCTTTTCCCCCGCAACTCTGCCGTGGCGCCTCTGcgccccccgcgccggcccgGCTCTCCCTGCCGCCCCCACGCGCTCCCGTGGGGGCGGGCCCCCGAGGGGGGAGGAGCCCGGAACCGGCGCAGGGGCGCGCACGAGTGGGTCAcaccccgcgccgccgcggccgTAGCTCCGCCCCCTTTTCGAACGCCCGTGGCCGTCCGTCGCCGGTCGCCACGGTAACGCATTGGGGCGGGGCCGCCGGCAGCCAATAGGGAGGCAGCGGGCGGCCAATGAGCGGCGGCGGTTGAGAGGCTTAAATCCGCGGCGGTTGGGCTGAGCCCTGTACTGCTCTTGCCGCTCCCGCTGCTCTGCCATGGCGCTGAGGACTACCAGGGTAGGGACGGgacgggcccggcccggcccggttcGGCCGGCACCTAGGGGAGAGGGTGGGGGCGAAGAGCAGGGTGTCACGCCGCGGGTAGGGGGCTTGCTGCTCGCACCAACCTGGGGGATGGTGGGGGGCGACCGTGCGGCCCTACCGCGTcccgctccctccttcccttccttcccccgcCCAGAAACCCTCTAGCTTCGCGGGCAGAGAGGGGTGCGGCAGGGCAGCCCTCCTGAGTTCTTCCACTCGCCCCAATTTCTTCTTggtggggagggtggtggtgtgtgtgcacACTTCTCTAGGGGCGCCCCCTCGGTTCTCCCCGGCTCCCCTTAAATActcaggtttgggggggggggaagggggcagccgTGCAACCCCCCAGATCCGCATCTGTAACCCTTCGGCTTCGGGGATATGTAGCCGTGCAACCCTCCCCCCGGCTCCTCTCCAGCCCGGGCAGGGGGTAGAGGTGCGTGCAACCCTCCCCCGGTTCCGCTCCTCCAGCTCTCCGGTTTCggggctgcagcccagcaatCCCCACCCCCCGCCAACGTTCCCGCTCGTGGGGTGCAGCGTGCAGGCCCGGTGCCCCCCCGCCACGGTGCCGCTGACcgccctcccctctccccgcagCACACTCGCACGACGGCCGATGCCGCCGCGAAGAGCAGCCTGCCACCTGTCGCCAAGTGCAGGGAGGCCGTGGCGGCCCCCAAGATGGTGCTGCGCCCCCGCACCGCCCTGGGGGACATCGGCAACCGCGTCGCTGAGACGAAGATGCGGACTGCTGCCAacaaggtggtggtggaggggggctgcgggcgggagcCAGCCACCAGGCCCGTGCTCACCACCTTCCTGGAGAAGACAGCTACCAGGAGAGCGCTGAGGGCCGCTGCCAAGGAGGAGGTGCCGCCGCCAGTCCCGGAGCCCAAGCCAGAGCCCCAGCCAGACCCTTCCCAGGTATCGCCCGTGGCCTGCCTGGGGCCgtgtgccccctccccagccctggtcTGCGCTGCccctgcggcggggctgggctgaGTGGGGGGGCGCAGCCTCACTCGGTGCCCTGAAATAGGGGTTGTGAGCCCCTGCAGCGCTCCCGCACTGTGGGGTTGCTGGGTGCGGCTCGCCCCATGGGAGCCTTCGCTTGGCCCGCGCTGGGCTGCAGAGAGAGGTGCTGCCTGCGCTGATCCCGAATTTCCTTGTAGTTGGAGACTCGGTCTCTAACCCCCATGGAGACATCTGGATGTGCCCCATCAGAGGACATGCTGTGTCAGGCTTTTTCTGATGTCTTGCTTGATGTGGAAGACGTAGATGTGGAAGATGGTGCTGACCCAAACCTCTGCAGTGACTATGTGAAGGACATCTACAAGTATCTGAGAGACCTTGAGGTTGGTAGGGGTAGGTCAGAACTGCAAGGGGCATCTGCTGGTGCTTACGGTGAACCCGTCATTATAGGCGTGGCTTGGAGCTGGTATTCACTTTCACATATGGATTTTCCTGAGGCACTAATAAGTGATCCCTCAACTTAAAATACAAGATTAAACTGAGATGATAACATAAACAGATGCTGGTTGTTAGACCAATCAACTATAGTACTAGTACCATGCTCTTTCTAGCCTGTCTCTAGTAAACAAAGCAAGCTGTGCCCTGTGGCCTAGACCTATGGGCTATGCCCATACTGAACTCCTTGATAAACCTTAAGATGCAACAGAGGCTAGGCATTACAAATGCTTCAGCTAAGTGACTAGATCTATTAACCCTATTCCTTCCACACAGGAAAATCAACCTGTAAGACCCAAATACCTGGCTGGCCAGGAAATCAATGGGAACATGCGTGCCATACTAATAGACTGGCTTGTGCAAGTACAGATAAAATTCAGACTCCAGCAGGAAACCTTGTATATGGCAGTTGCTATCATCGATCGCTTCCTGCAGGTGAGTGTCTCTTGCCCAGTGTCAGGCAATGCTTCTCCCCTAAGCTAAAGCACAATGAGCACTGATCAGTAACACCATACATGGTTAGACATGTTACCCTTAACAAAATACTTGGCTGACAAAGGTCATTTGATGTTGAATTGTATGCACTATGTAACCCTCTCAGCTATGAACAGTGACTTGATACATCAAAACTGCTTACTCCTCTCCCTGATTTGATCTCAAAGCCTTCTAATACCCCTGCAGATGCCAATAGAGGTAACAGATGATGTACAGTTACTCTGTATATGCCAGTATGAACATCCTGCCATAGAACAAACCTTACACTGGCTACCTTGAAAAGCTGTGTTCTGAGCCAAGTCATTCAGATAAATCTCTACTGCTGCTTACTACAGGACAATGCCGTTTCCAAGAAGACGTTACAGCTGGTTGGTGTCACAGCTATGTTCATTGCCAGCAAATATGAAGAGATGTTTCCCCCACATATTGGAGACTTTGCCTATGTAACTGATAACACTTACACAAAGTTCCAAATCTGCCAGATGGAGATGAAGATCCTGCAAGCCCTGGACTTTGATCTGGGTCGCCCTCTCCCTCCACACTTCCTAAGAAGGGCTTCAAAGATTGCAGAGGTAATGCTGAGAACGGGTGTTACTGTAAGCAGTATCTGGAAAATGCAGTACTCGACTGTGGCAGCTTGTTAAAATGGCTCAAAACTTTTGAGTACACTTTTGCAACACTTTAGCAACAGCCTGGTTGAGATCTGCCTCCCACGTAGGAACAGGTCTTGTTTGTCTGCTTCCAGTCACATGAGCCTAACCCACCCAAAGCCGGAGCTAAAATGCCTGCCTGGAACTGCAGGTGACTGCTAGACTGCTGTTGAAAGGAGTGGTCCTAGACTATGAGCAGCCTAATACAGCTCAGAACTGATCTGTGATTAAGCCACTTGAATTTCAAGCCTATAGCTCCGAAAATGTTTGCTAAGGAAGTATACTTCCTGCCTGATTAAACAAAGGCTTGACAGGATACTTTTGCCTTGGAGACAGCCAATACTCAACTCTGACTTACTGCAGGTGGACTTGGAACAGCACATTCTGGCCAAGTACCTGATGGAGTTGTCCATTGTGGACTATGATATGGTTCACTTCCCTCCATCCAAGACCGCAGCAGCTGCTTCCTGTTTGGCTCTGAAACTTCTCAATGGATGTGAATGGGTAAGTCATGCTTGTCCGACTGCCTCCTAGTTTGTGACTCAGTGTGCCTGTGCACCAGCTTAAAAGGCCACTCTGGGCCAAGTGCATGCCTTCTGCTTCCCTTGTATCTCCGCATGTTCTCGTCTCCCCATGGCCCATTACAAGGGGACAGAAGCAGGGCAGTAACTGTTAACCCTCCCCTGTGAGACAGGAGACCGCAATTGCCCAAGCCCAACAGAAGGCAAAGAACCCAGCGTACTCAGATTGTGCTAGTAGGTCTGTCTAACGACTTACCTTCCTTTCAGACACCAACTCTGCAACACTACATGTCTTATGCTGAGAGCGACCTTCTCCCAGTTATGCAGCACATAGCAAAGAACATAATTCTTGTGAATGAGGGCGTTACCAAGCAGATGGTAAGAATCTCGTGGTGCAGGCGGGGAGTACGTGTGGTTAAGAGTCAATATGTGGTGCTCTGAAGCTGGCTTAGCTGAGCCACTGCTGTCAGACATGCATCAGACCTGCTCGCTTCAGCTGAAGGTCTCTGTCTTGCCAAAGTGGCATCAGCCAGCCATGAACTGGTCTTCTGTGCTAGGATGGGCTTGGCTTGACCACCAAGCCTCAGATGGCTGGAATAGTGTAAGTTTATGAACAGGGTGAACTTAATCAAACTTACTTCTCTGCAGGCAATCAAGAACAAATATGCCAGCAGCAAAAATGCCAAGATAAGTGCCATTGAACAGCTGGACTCTTCTATCATATGGAATCTAGCCCAGCATCTGATTAAGAAGTCGTAACTCCCACATGAACTCAAGCAGAATGTTTGCCCCTGTGTCTCACTGTGTATATAATGTatcttatttctgtgttttggacTTTTAATAAAGCACTTTCGCCTTTTACTGGTGTCCTTTGGTAGTAAAGTTGGCCAATTCCTCCTACAGCTGCAGCGTCTGGGTGGAGGCTGTGAACAGGGAGAGGCGTTGGTGAGCCCTGGGGCCAGCCCGGGTCGGGTAGGAGTACAGGCAGGAGTGGTGGCACAGGCTCCGCTAATGCAGCGGCAGAGACCACGTCTGCCAGATTAGTCAAATTGGGAGTGCAGctctattaacttttttttttgtggtatatGTTTGTTAATCACTCGCCTATCGGCTCTACCTCTAGGGGAGTACCGGTCAGAGAGTTGTGTCTGCCTGCGCTTAGAAGTGGCGATTGTTCTTTGCCTACccctctccccattttttttgtctttgttacaAATACCGAACTGTACTCCTGCGTCCTTCTATCTGAAAGCTACCCGGGAGAAGGGGCTGCCTCGTTCCCTTCTTGTGCCCACCACAGGTGATGGGGTTTCGGGTAGGGAACAAGCTCAGCGACTAACCAGTGTCCCTTCGATGACCTCGGGCACCGTGTgtccggggcggggccgggggctggggctcgggcccggccgccccggcccggggccgTCCCGCCGCACCGCCCCAGGCCGCCGGGGAAGGGCCGCCCCCCGCCTGGCGGCCGAGCGCCGAAACGCCGATACGGAAGAAGGGTGGCGGGGTCGGCCGGAAGCGCGCGGGCTGCTGGggagccccgccccgccgggcggaAGCAACCGCCGGCCGCGCTGCCGAGGCGCGCGCGCGCGGGACGTTTGAAGGCGCGGCCATGGAGCCGCCGCAGCGGgagccgggcgcggcggcggcggcggccgagggcTGGCCGGCGGCCGAGCCGGAGGCGAAGGTGGACGTCCTCACGCTGCTCCGGTCAGCgctggggggggcgggcgggccggggagCCGCTGGGGCGGTGGCGGCTCCGAGCAGGCCGGGGTGGGCGTgcggggcggcggctgcggcgggggccCCTCAGCCCCCGCTCtccggggccgcggcgcggggtCTGACCGTTGTGTTCCTTGCTTCTGCTCCAGCCTGAGGGACCAGATGAAGCAGCAGCTCATGGAGTGCAGCGCTGCAGTTCGTGCCAGTAAGCTCATCCCTGCTCTAACTCCCTCCAACAACCAGCCCCGTGCTTCCTCTTAATGTGATGTTACAGTAATAACGAACGTGACGTGgctaatatatacattttttaaaaaattacttatcAAAAGCGCTCGCTATAATAACGAAACGTTTTTCTTGGCTGAGCATCTTACTGCATTTTCGAGACAGCTCTTGGAGACATGTTTGAATGCTTACAGAACTGCCCCGGGAttgctgcccgctgccctttctcCTCTTGGGGTTCCACTTCAGACCCCTCTAACGCTCTGACACGTCATGATGGTTTTTAGGCACCTGATCACCGGCGCTGAAGTCTTACCAAAAGTCTGCCAAAGTGTTTGGCAGCAATACTGATTTAAGGTGTTTCTTCTTGTTCCCATTGTCTTTCCGTTACCTTTGTCCTCTTCCACTGAACCAGCCAGCTGCATATATAGAGCAGTGCTGCGAGCCAGCTCTGGCATGTGTAAAAAGtgctaaatggaaatattttaaagcctAATTATCCCTCTGACGCAGCTGATTGATAGTG from Aptenodytes patagonicus chromosome Z, bAptPat1.pri.cur, whole genome shotgun sequence harbors:
- the CCNB1 gene encoding G2/mitotic-specific cyclin-B1 → MALRTTRHTRTTADAAAKSSLPPVAKCREAVAAPKMVLRPRTALGDIGNRVAETKMRTAANKVVVEGGCGREPATRPVLTTFLEKTATRRALRAAAKEEVPPPVPEPKPEPQPDPSQLETRSLTPMETSGCAPSEDMLCQAFSDVLLDVEDVDVEDGADPNLCSDYVKDIYKYLRDLEENQPVRPKYLAGQEINGNMRAILIDWLVQVQIKFRLQQETLYMAVAIIDRFLQDNAVSKKTLQLVGVTAMFIASKYEEMFPPHIGDFAYVTDNTYTKFQICQMEMKILQALDFDLGRPLPPHFLRRASKIAEVDLEQHILAKYLMELSIVDYDMVHFPPSKTAAAASCLALKLLNGCEWTPTLQHYMSYAESDLLPVMQHIAKNIILVNEGVTKQMAIKNKYASSKNAKISAIEQLDSSIIWNLAQHLIKKS